The segment CGGGGAGCGTGGCCAGCTGTTCGCCCACCCGCGTGCCGCCGCCGGGCTTGGAGAACACCGAACGCCCGTCGAGGGCGTCCCGCGCCCCGGCCGACCAGAACAGGTAGATCATCAGGTCGGCGACCGCGCTGGGCGGCAGCAGCGTCTCGTAACGCCCCGCCGGCAGGTCCACCCGGGTCTTGGCCCATTCCAGCCGCCGCGCCAGCGAGGCGTCCAGCGCCGCCACGTCCACATCGGTGAAGTCCTGCGTGGACACGCCCGTCCACGCCGAGCGCTTCAGGTCGGCCGACTTGGCGTTGAGCTCCAGCCGCCCCGTCGGCTGGTCGTGGCGCAGCCGCAGACCCGTGGACGTGCCGAGGAACGTCGAGTTGAGCGAGTGCTCCGCGAAGCCGTACAGCTTCCTGCCGCCCGCCTCGGCCGCCGCGAACGCCTCGCCGAGCGCCGGCGCGAACCCCTCGAACACCCCGATGTCGGTCGGCTCGACGGAGGAGCCCCAGTGCGGCGACTCCGGCACGCCCTCGACGAGCGGGCGGGCGTCCTCGGCCGGCTGGGCGTCCCGCGCGGCCGCGTCGGCCGCCGCCACCACGTCCGCGAGCTGCTCGTCGCGTACGATCGACCGCGACACGACCCCGGTGCTCCCGCCCGAGATCGAGATCACGGTCACCCGCGAGGAGCGGGCGACGCCGTTCGTGGTGAGGGTGTTGCCCGCGAAGCGCAGGTTGGCCGTGGAGCCCTCGTCCACGAGCACCACGCAGTCGTCGTTCGCCGAGAGCTCCAAAGCCTTCTCGACCATCTCCTGAGGCGTCACTTGCCGCCCTCCTGAACGGTGTTGAGGATCCGCACGCCCCTGAAGAGCGCCGACGGGCAGCCGTGGCTGACCGGCGCGACCTGACCCGGCTGGCCCTTGCCGCAGTTGAACGCGCCGCCGAGCACGTATGTCTCAGGCCCGCCGAGGGCCTCCATTGACCACCAGAAGTCCGTCGTGGTCGCCTGGTAGGCGAAGTCCCTGACCTGGCCGGCCAGCTTCCCGTGGGAGATCCGGTACGCCCGCTGCCCGGTGAACTGGAAGTTGTAGCGCTGCATGTCGATCGACCAGCTCTTGTCGCCGACGATGTAGATGCCGCGTTCCACGCCCGCGATCAGCTCGTCGGTCGAAGGGCCGCCGGGCGCCGGGGCCAGCGACACGTTGGCCATGCGCTGGATCGGCATGTGGCCCGGCGAGTCGGCGAACGCGCACCCGTTGGACCGGCCGAGCCCCTTCATCAGCGCCATCCGCCGGTCGAGCTGGTAGCCGACCAGGATGCCGTCCTTGACGATGTCGAAGCTCTGCCCCTGCACGCCCTCGTCGTCGTAGCCGATCGTGGACAGGCCGTGCGTGACCGTCCTGTCGCCGGTCACGTTCATCA is part of the Nonomuraea helvata genome and harbors:
- a CDS encoding metallopeptidase TldD-related protein, encoding MTPQEMVEKALELSANDDCVVLVDEGSTANLRFAGNTLTTNGVARSSRVTVISISGGSTGVVSRSIVRDEQLADVVAAADAAARDAQPAEDARPLVEGVPESPHWGSSVEPTDIGVFEGFAPALGEAFAAAEAGGRKLYGFAEHSLNSTFLGTSTGLRLRHDQPTGRLELNAKSADLKRSAWTGVSTQDFTDVDVAALDASLARRLEWAKTRVDLPAGRYETLLPPSAVADLMIYLFWSAGARDALDGRSVFSKPGGGTRVGEQLATLPVTLSSDPGAAGIACAPFVRAHASSRESSVFDNGLPLGPTDWIKDGTLEALLQTRYSAELSGLRVTPGIDNLIMSGPSGGGSLEDMIASTRHGLLVTCLWYIREVDPQTLLVTGLTRDGVYLIEHGEVVGEVNNFRFNESPVDLLGRLSEVGAAERTLPREWNDYFQRTVMPPVRVPDFNMSTVSQAS